A genomic window from Oceanispirochaeta sp. M1 includes:
- a CDS encoding NAD(P)-dependent oxidoreductase, which produces MKQINLPVVPASLLVRSKPCLIVGGGNIALAKIKHLISGEAVVTVVDPEPCDEVFKLYQSGVISLRRCLFEPDIFDEEAYTLVYAATSSSTVNEKVLEHCRLRSIFCCAVDQNWTAGDFLTPAVIKGASTTVAVSTGGGSHRRSRVIKEQLSRQLKAIEEADLLVLGTSHNELSLNRREPFHLAAERLESFAAFLLHLRGIHEFMILNTCNRVELIAVAQGSLESISLIKQWLGYNKLEENEYYCYWGWDAYSHLNTLTSGLLSQTPGENHIVAQVKQAHQAAASFGWSGLIMKQWLDTTLHVSRHLRNVSSPLLKQVELEDLCVEYLERKNSSIRQIIIIGTGMIGRGLVDRFYNLGKQILWCYHQKQPELSEDERKQITMISMENIENHLEAGEAFFCATGSAEFILKNEMRKQFSECRESWLIDLSLPRNIDPALDRGPVHVIDLDDLKHWYRREAADWDLIKYQCSKQIEEHRRDYEKIINSFACRSQEQ; this is translated from the coding sequence ATGAAACAAATCAATCTTCCAGTAGTTCCGGCATCACTTCTTGTCAGGAGTAAACCCTGTCTTATTGTAGGCGGAGGGAACATCGCCCTGGCTAAGATCAAACATCTTATATCGGGAGAAGCTGTTGTTACAGTTGTAGATCCGGAGCCCTGTGATGAGGTTTTTAAATTGTATCAGAGTGGGGTCATCTCTCTTCGGCGCTGCCTGTTTGAACCGGATATTTTTGATGAAGAGGCATATACCCTGGTATATGCAGCCACTTCATCATCAACTGTTAATGAAAAAGTCCTTGAACATTGCCGTCTCCGGAGTATTTTTTGCTGTGCAGTAGATCAAAATTGGACAGCTGGAGATTTTCTTACACCTGCTGTTATCAAAGGTGCATCAACGACTGTTGCAGTCTCTACAGGCGGCGGCAGTCATCGAAGATCCCGGGTTATAAAAGAACAGCTGAGCCGACAGTTAAAGGCTATAGAAGAGGCAGACTTGCTGGTTCTGGGAACAAGTCATAATGAACTCTCACTCAATCGCAGAGAACCATTTCATCTTGCTGCAGAGAGGCTTGAATCTTTCGCAGCCTTTCTACTGCATCTTCGGGGGATTCATGAATTTATGATTCTTAATACCTGTAATCGGGTTGAGTTGATAGCTGTCGCTCAGGGTAGTCTTGAATCTATATCTCTTATCAAGCAGTGGCTGGGCTATAATAAGCTTGAAGAAAATGAGTATTACTGCTATTGGGGCTGGGATGCGTATTCTCATCTTAATACTCTGACTTCCGGTCTTCTATCCCAGACTCCCGGAGAAAACCATATTGTCGCTCAGGTTAAGCAAGCCCATCAGGCAGCTGCTTCATTTGGCTGGAGTGGATTGATAATGAAACAGTGGCTTGATACGACTCTCCATGTGTCCCGGCATTTACGAAATGTAAGCTCTCCCCTTTTGAAACAAGTGGAATTGGAAGACCTCTGTGTGGAGTATCTTGAACGGAAAAACAGTAGTATCCGGCAGATCATTATCATCGGAACCGGGATGATCGGCAGGGGGCTTGTTGATCGATTCTATAATCTCGGTAAGCAGATACTCTGGTGTTATCATCAAAAACAGCCGGAGTTGAGTGAAGATGAGAGAAAGCAGATCACAATGATTTCCATGGAAAATATTGAGAATCATTTAGAGGCCGGGGAAGCTTTTTTCTGCGCTACTGGAAGCGCTGAATTCATTTTAAAGAATGAGATGAGAAAACAGTTCTCTGAATGCAGGGAGAGCTGGCTCATTGATCTTTCTCTTCCCAGGAACATTGATCCTGCCCTGGATAGAGGACCAGTTCATGTCATAGATCTGGATGATTTAAAGCACTGGTACAGGCGGGAAGCCGCCGATTGGGATCTAATAAAATATCAATGCAGCAAGCAGATTGAGGAGCATCGAAGAGATTATGAAAAAATCATCAATAGTTTTGCGTGTAGGAGCCAGGAACAGTAG
- a CDS encoding uroporphyrinogen-III synthase, with the protein MKKSSIVLRVGARNSRLSLLQSEKGLFRLKEELSIDSAFPASFRLLGFSSPGDRDKQMDLHNSPEDFFTRDLDNALLDGTLDAAIHSAKDLPENCPDGIDWFWLPWRADPRDVLVAPLGKAVPLKGTVGVSSQRRGDYCRNFHPGLKQKVLRGTMEERLEQLDRGDFDVIVTAAAAMERLGWENRITAYIDEQYLAVPEGQGYLALTFRQGDARFESIRSLFTKSVRFVGAGPGRAGLCSVEGLDDIRHCDICFYDALMDQSLTDHCKNAVYTGKRSHLHSHQQEEISRMILDAARQGKKVVRLKGGDPGIFGRLKEETDLLDAHGLPYRVLPGISSMSAATTGTGMLLTKRGSHRGFTAMTPRIAGGGSTSAGADIRVALPIVLFMSIKGAAPVLQELQSEGWSVNEPAAAVFDAGSESPLILRSTLGALAGELEALDSSSPGLIIIGEAAADSFGSWGALKGERVLLTSSETLISVAREKVIDLGGHPLVHPLITLTSTKAELDDVCDFDWICLTSPSSARFFLAELKAQSVDIRSLPSMMVCGRRTAAPLEEAGIFPDICPEKNFSAKGMLEEVKKRNLGNARILKLSSDRGGQKLADDLKSLGLKLTDRVLYRNNNREGGTLPSFDSIVFTSSSGVFSFIEQYGVDALDGHNIAVIGQPTAESLSSRGIKDYVISRDATVQSAVEALALARVHRALEL; encoded by the coding sequence ATGAAAAAATCATCAATAGTTTTGCGTGTAGGAGCCAGGAACAGTAGACTGTCTCTACTCCAGTCGGAAAAGGGATTGTTTCGGCTCAAGGAAGAGCTTTCTATTGATAGCGCTTTTCCTGCATCTTTTAGACTTCTCGGCTTTTCCAGTCCAGGAGACCGAGACAAACAGATGGACCTCCATAATAGTCCGGAAGACTTTTTTACCCGTGATTTGGATAATGCTCTGTTGGACGGGACTCTTGATGCCGCAATTCACAGCGCAAAGGATTTGCCGGAAAACTGTCCTGACGGGATAGACTGGTTCTGGCTGCCTTGGCGTGCAGATCCAAGGGATGTGCTTGTGGCTCCTTTGGGTAAGGCTGTTCCCCTGAAAGGTACTGTGGGAGTCAGTTCTCAGAGGCGCGGGGACTATTGCCGGAACTTTCATCCGGGGCTGAAGCAGAAGGTTCTCCGGGGAACAATGGAAGAACGGCTGGAGCAACTCGACCGGGGTGACTTCGATGTTATTGTTACTGCTGCTGCTGCGATGGAACGACTTGGCTGGGAAAACAGGATTACCGCCTATATAGATGAGCAGTATCTGGCAGTTCCCGAAGGGCAGGGCTACCTGGCACTGACTTTCCGTCAGGGAGATGCCCGCTTTGAGTCTATTCGTTCTCTTTTTACAAAGAGTGTTCGTTTCGTGGGTGCCGGTCCCGGTCGGGCCGGGCTCTGCAGTGTTGAGGGGCTTGATGATATCCGTCATTGTGATATCTGTTTTTATGATGCTCTCATGGATCAGTCTTTGACAGATCATTGTAAGAATGCCGTTTATACAGGTAAAAGAAGCCATTTACATAGTCATCAACAGGAAGAGATCAGTCGGATGATCCTGGATGCAGCCCGCCAGGGGAAAAAGGTCGTCCGCCTTAAGGGTGGGGACCCGGGTATCTTCGGTCGGCTGAAAGAAGAGACCGATCTCCTTGATGCCCATGGTCTTCCTTATCGAGTACTTCCAGGAATCAGCAGCATGAGTGCCGCCACTACTGGTACAGGCATGCTCTTAACTAAACGGGGCTCTCACAGGGGATTTACCGCTATGACCCCAAGAATTGCGGGTGGAGGCTCTACTTCGGCAGGGGCGGATATAAGAGTAGCTCTTCCCATTGTCCTCTTTATGTCTATTAAAGGCGCTGCACCCGTGCTTCAGGAACTTCAGAGTGAGGGCTGGTCTGTAAATGAACCGGCAGCAGCTGTTTTTGATGCAGGCTCAGAGTCTCCTCTTATCCTACGTTCTACCCTGGGAGCTCTTGCCGGGGAGCTGGAGGCTTTGGACTCCTCATCTCCGGGATTGATCATTATCGGCGAAGCCGCGGCCGATTCTTTTGGCAGCTGGGGAGCTTTGAAAGGGGAGCGTGTACTTCTTACATCATCAGAGACCCTTATTTCTGTTGCCCGAGAAAAGGTTATTGATCTTGGTGGGCATCCACTTGTACATCCACTGATAACTTTGACTTCAACAAAAGCAGAATTAGATGATGTCTGTGACTTTGACTGGATATGCCTTACATCTCCTTCCAGTGCTCGCTTCTTTCTGGCTGAATTGAAGGCACAATCTGTAGATATTCGATCATTGCCCTCTATGATGGTTTGCGGCAGGCGGACGGCTGCTCCCCTTGAAGAGGCCGGTATCTTTCCCGATATTTGTCCCGAGAAGAACTTTAGTGCAAAGGGAATGCTGGAGGAAGTAAAGAAACGGAATTTGGGTAATGCCAGGATTCTTAAGCTTTCTTCAGATCGTGGGGGACAGAAACTGGCGGATGATTTAAAGAGCCTTGGCCTGAAACTGACAGATCGGGTTCTTTATAGAAATAACAATAGAGAGGGAGGAACACTTCCTTCTTTTGACAGTATTGTATTTACAAGTTCATCCGGGGTCTTCTCATTTATTGAACAGTATGGAGTTGATGCTCTGGATGGGCACAATATCGCTGTCATCGGTCAACCTACTGCTGAGTCTCTGAGTTCCAGGGGAATTAAGGATTATGTAATCAGCCGGGACGCTACTGTACAAAGTGCTGTTGAAGCTCTGGCTCTGGCTCGTGTTCACCGGGCTCTGGAACTCTAA
- the hemB gene encoding porphobilinogen synthase, with the protein MSNYPQMRMRRLRKSESIRRLFDSPLPGPEKFVWPLFISEGEGVREEITSMEGQYRLSPDKLCREVESAAKAGIGSVLLFGLTDNDKKDACGSEAYREEGSIQKAITVLKKEFPDLPVMTDVCLCAYTDHGHCGPLDKEGNVDNDASLEHLKKIALSHARAGADIVAPSAMMDGQISAIRSALDCEHFSDISIMSYSTKFASAFYGPFRDAEKSAPGKGDRKGYQQSWADPRQALRESLMDEDEGADILMVKPALLYLDVIKTVRENSLLPLAAYNTSGEYAMLIASAEKGYGNLKDMVRESIGAINRAGADLIITYWASRYNDLFKD; encoded by the coding sequence ATGTCTAATTATCCCCAAATGAGGATGCGTCGGCTCAGAAAGAGTGAAAGTATTCGTAGATTGTTTGATAGTCCTTTGCCAGGACCGGAAAAGTTTGTCTGGCCTCTATTCATCTCAGAGGGTGAGGGAGTCCGGGAAGAGATCACTTCCATGGAGGGACAGTACCGCCTCTCCCCGGATAAATTATGCAGGGAAGTGGAATCTGCAGCAAAGGCAGGGATTGGTTCTGTTCTTCTGTTCGGTTTGACTGACAATGATAAAAAAGACGCCTGCGGTTCTGAAGCCTACCGGGAAGAGGGATCCATACAAAAGGCAATTACAGTACTGAAAAAGGAATTTCCTGATTTACCGGTAATGACAGATGTCTGTCTCTGCGCCTACACAGACCATGGTCACTGCGGTCCTCTGGATAAAGAAGGCAATGTGGATAACGATGCCTCACTTGAACATTTGAAAAAAATTGCCCTCTCCCATGCACGGGCCGGTGCAGATATTGTTGCACCCAGTGCCATGATGGATGGCCAGATCAGTGCAATACGTTCAGCCCTGGATTGTGAGCATTTTTCTGATATTTCCATCATGAGTTATTCCACAAAATTTGCTTCTGCTTTTTATGGCCCTTTCCGGGATGCAGAGAAGTCAGCTCCCGGGAAAGGGGATAGAAAAGGGTATCAGCAAAGCTGGGCCGATCCGAGGCAGGCTCTGAGGGAATCTTTGATGGATGAGGATGAGGGAGCGGATATCCTTATGGTGAAACCCGCTCTTCTCTACCTGGATGTTATAAAAACGGTCCGTGAAAATAGTCTTCTTCCTCTGGCGGCCTACAATACCAGTGGAGAATATGCCATGCTTATTGCTTCTGCTGAGAAAGGATACGGCAACCTTAAAGACATGGTACGAGAATCGATTGGAGCTATCAATCGGGCAGGAGCTGATTTGATTATAACATACTGGGCTTCCCGTTATAACGATTTATTCAAGGACTGA